CGCCAGGCTGGCGCCGGCCCAGGCCAGGGGCACGAACAGCAGGACGAGGTGCAGAACGCTGAGAACGGCGCCGCGCAGGGGAAGGTTCAGCCCGTTGAAGACGGCCGCCGACACGCAGACGGCTCCCACGCCGGCATAGCTCCAGGGCATGACCCGGAAATACTCGCCCACCGCCCCGACCACCCCCGGGACGGCGCTGAAATTCCGGCCGATCCCGGCCCCCAGGAAATAGAGGAGGACCGCGCTGGCCAGCCCCCACCCCAGGACGAAAGCCATGGAGACCGACGTCGCGGCGGCGATCCGGGAGACCCGGCCGGCTCCCAGGTTCTGCCCGGTAAAGACCACCATGACGTCGCTCAAGCTCCAGAAGACGACGAAAATGAAGGGGTCGATCCTGCTCCCCACCCCCACCGCGGCCACGGCCTCGATGCCGAAGCGCGAGGCCAGCCGGATCAGGAGGGCCAGGGCGAGAGGCCCGACCATGTGGGTGGCGGCGGCGGGGAACCCGACCGCGGCGGTGGGCCTCCAATCGGCCAGCAGCCGGGAGAAGGGGCGGATCCGGGGAGCGAACAAACGGTGGCGAAAAGAGAGGACGGCCAGGGAAAGAAGCGACGCCGCGAAGCGGGCCGCCACCGTGGCCGCCGCCGCCCCGGCCAGCCCCCAGCGGGGGAATATTCCCCACCCGAAGATGAAGAGGGGATCGAAGACGATGTTGGCGACGGAGCCGAACGTGTTGATCAGTCCGGTGGCCCGGGCGGCGCCGACCGCCAGGAGGGCGTTCCCGGCGATGACGGGAACCGCCACGGTAAAAACGCCCGCGTACCAGACCGTCATGTAGGCTTCGATCCCGGCCAGGAGTTCTTCCCCGGCCCCCAGAAACCGGAACAGCGGCCTGACGGTCAGGATCCCGGCCGCCGAGATCAGGGCGGAGACAACGAGGGAAAAAAGAAGGCTGGAGGTAGCCAGGCGCCGGGCGGCGGCGGCGTCCCCCCTCCCCACCGCGCGCGATACCGCCGAGCCGGTGCCGATGCCGAGACCGACGAAGAGGCAGATGATCGTCAGGCAGACCGGGAAGGAGAAGGAGAGCGCGGCCAAAGCCGGCGTCCCCAGGCGCGAGACGAACCAGCCGTCCGCGAATTCGAAGGTGATGACCGCCAGGAACCCCGCGATCATGGGCAGGGTCATCCCCACCAGCCGGGCGGCGATGGAGCCCCGGGTCATATCCGCGGAAACCGACGCCGTCATCCCCAGAGCCCGCGCAGCTCATGCAGGCCCCAGGCCGCCAGGAGCGAGGCGAGGCAGGCCGCGAAGGGGGTGAGAAGCCATCCCCCGAAGATCCGCAGGAGTTCGCGGACGTTCCCCACCTCGCCCTGATCGTGCAGGCTGACCCCGATGAGGGCTCCGACGACGGCCTGGGAGGAGGAGACCGGAACGTGGAGGAAGCTGAAGACATTCAAGGCGAGGCCGGCGGTCAGCACCACCACCAGGGCCGAAAAGGGGTTGAGCGGGGTGACCTTGGTCCCCACCGTCATCATCACCTTGCGGCTGTAGGTCAGGGCCCCGGCGGCGATGGCGAGCGATCCCGCCAACGCGGCCAGACGGGCGGCGTGCAGGGCCCCGGTCGGAGTATCGACCGGGCCGAAGGCCCCGCAATGGAAATAAGCGGCGGTCGTGACCACGACGTTGTTCGCGCCCAGCGCGAAAGCGCCGTAGCAGCCGAAGAGCACCAGCCCCACGAAACAGACGCGGTCCCGGCCGATGACCGTTCGGGCCAGCCGGTTGATGGCGAAGCCCAACACCTTGAGCAACCCGAAACAGATCACGGCCGAAAGCACGGGATTGATCACCCAGCAGGAGAGCATGCTCAGGAACTTGGCCCAATCGACCCCCGCCAGTCCCTGGCTGGAGACGGCCACTCCCATGAGACCCCCCACCGCCGCCTGAGAGGTCGAGGCCGGGATCGCCATCCAGGTGATGACGGTGACGGTGACCGCGGTGGCCAGGGTGGCGATCAGGGCGGCGGTGGCCGTGGTGTCGCCGGGCCCCCCGGCGAAATCAAGGCCCAGATACTGCGAGGGACCCTGGGTGACCGCGCCCAGAACGACGAAGACCGCGATCAGCACCGTCGCCGTCCGGTAGGAGACGATCCGGGTGGCGACGGCGGTTCCGAAAATGTTGGCGGAATCGTTGGCCCCGATGCCCCACCCCAGGTAGAGGCCGCCGAATATCTTCAGTTGCGAAAGGCCGAACACCATATCCGCGACCCGGCGGTTCCGGACGGGAATTGTAAACCGAACACGACCATGCCGGCGTTCAGAACGTCTGCTTGATCAGCATCAGGTTGAAACGGCCGGCGGCGTCTTCGCAGATGTCCGCCACCCGGGAAATGTCCTGGATGATCTCCCGCAAATCCCGTTTCCTCGCCAGTTCCAGGTCGGCTTCGGCGGTCTGCTTGATCAGGTCCCATTCCTGGCCGTCGACCCGTGATTCCAGGCTCGAGACCGCCGCCACCAGTTCCCCGACCCGGTTCAAATCCGAGTTGGCCGCTTCCAGCACCCGGCGGAGGGCGCCGAAGGTCTCGATGGAAAGGTCGAGCAGGCGGCACAGCCCGTCCTTGAGCCAGACGGGAATGGCGGGGCGGGTGAGGATGAGCAGGTTCCCGGTCTTCTGGGCCTGGTTGGCGATCGAATCCACCAACTGGGCCAGGACCACGAAATCCTCCCGGTTGGTGGGCATGAAAGCTCCCCGGTACAGACTGGCGAGGATCTCGTCCCTGACCGC
Above is a genomic segment from bacterium containing:
- a CDS encoding inorganic phosphate transporter — encoded protein: MFGLSQLKIFGGLYLGWGIGANDSANIFGTAVATRIVSYRTATVLIAVFVVLGAVTQGPSQYLGLDFAGGPGDTTATAALIATLATAVTVTVITWMAIPASTSQAAVGGLMGVAVSSQGLAGVDWAKFLSMLSCWVINPVLSAVICFGLLKVLGFAINRLARTVIGRDRVCFVGLVLFGCYGAFALGANNVVVTTAAYFHCGAFGPVDTPTGALHAARLAALAGSLAIAAGALTYSRKVMMTVGTKVTPLNPFSALVVVLTAGLALNVFSFLHVPVSSSQAVVGALIGVSLHDQGEVGNVRELLRIFGGWLLTPFAACLASLLAAWGLHELRGLWG
- a CDS encoding MATE family efflux transporter, whose product is MTASVSADMTRGSIAARLVGMTLPMIAGFLAVITFEFADGWFVSRLGTPALAALSFSFPVCLTIICLFVGLGIGTGSAVSRAVGRGDAAAARRLATSSLLFSLVVSALISAAGILTVRPLFRFLGAGEELLAGIEAYMTVWYAGVFTVAVPVIAGNALLAVGAARATGLINTFGSVANIVFDPLFIFGWGIFPRWGLAGAAAATVAARFAASLLSLAVLSFRHRLFAPRIRPFSRLLADWRPTAAVGFPAAATHMVGPLALALLIRLASRFGIEAVAAVGVGSRIDPFIFVVFWSLSDVMVVFTGQNLGAGRVSRIAAATSVSMAFVLGWGLASAVLLYFLGAGIGRNFSAVPGVVGAVGEYFRVMPWSYAGVGAVCVSAAVFNGLNLPLRGAVLSVLHLVLLFVPLAWAGASLAGLAGMFGGVAVSYWLAGAAGAAWVFKSLRRG
- a CDS encoding DUF47 family protein; translation: MLLNRKEKRLKGLLEEHFGLVGVALDCFRALLEEYPSGGDYEACGHRIHQAENRADAVRDEILASLYRGAFMPTNREDFVVLAQLVDSIANQAQKTGNLLILTRPAIPVWLKDGLCRLLDLSIETFGALRRVLEAANSDLNRVGELVAAVSSLESRVDGQEWDLIKQTAEADLELARKRDLREIIQDISRVADICEDAAGRFNLMLIKQTF